ACATTTGCCGAAAAAAAAGCAATGAAAAGTCCGCACGAATCTATGACCCCCGGAGGCGTTGGCCCCATGCTCATCCTGATAACCCTTCCCTATGTCGCCCTGGTTCTGATCATGATGAACCTGATGCCCGATTTTCTGAAGCTCAGCTTTCTTGAAGTTACCTGGGTGAAATACCTCGCATATGTACTAATCGGTGCCGGTGTGATCTTCTGGATCAGTTCCGTGATCACCTTTGGCAGGAACTTCTCAAAAGGAACCCTTATCACCACCGGGACTTACGGCCTCTGCCGCAATCCCATCTATGCCTCCTTTATTGTCTTCATCCT
This is a stretch of genomic DNA from Bacteroidales bacterium. It encodes these proteins:
- a CDS encoding isoprenylcysteine carboxylmethyltransferase family protein translates to MKSPHESMTPGGVGPMLILITLPYVALVLIMMNLMPDFLKLSFLEVTWVKYLAYVLIGAGVIFWISSVITFGRNFSKGTLITTGTYGLCRNPIYASFIVFILPGLALLFASGLLFSITIVFYLNFKLCIHGERMILRRTFGDAYLQYEKEVREVLPIPK